One window of the Xiphophorus couchianus chromosome 12, X_couchianus-1.0, whole genome shotgun sequence genome contains the following:
- the areg gene encoding amphiregulin yields the protein MNTLIIISLLCIVVCSALGAQGSEDTYSGEIARVTADSAYGELHHQPLNDDDELGTEEPSGLDHRYVIDHEAHADKDERRKRKGKGKRKNRQRSKTITPFNPQHTNITRGHRSTLTSTQDPCTSTHLGFCIHGYCKYIEGLTEPVCICMKGYDGERCGIQTLGSFIPPTQSYNTNLVQTVLVIIAVVLSVISCCAILLMTCAHYRSHKNFLASYLGSGSEQEKLQKPAGDVVV from the exons ATGAACACTCTCATCATCATTTCTCTGCTGTGCATCG TCGTCTGCAGCGCTCTGGGTGCTCAGGGATCTGAAGACACATATTCAGGTGAAATAGCCAGAGTGACAGCCGATTCAGCCTATGGGGAACTCCACCATCAGCCACTGAACGACGACGATGAACTTGGAACAGAAGAACCGTCAGGACTAGACCACAGATACGTGATAGACCATG AGGCGCATGCTGATAAAgatgagaggaggaagaggaagggcAAAGGCAAGAGGAAGAACAGGCAAAGGAGCAAAACCATCACTCCGTTCAACCCGCAGCACACCAACATCACAAGGGGGCACAGATCCACTCTCACCTCAACTCAGGACCCCTGCACCTCCACCCACCTGGGCTTCTGCATTCATGGCTACTGCAAATACATAGAGGGACTGACAGAGCCAGTGTGCAT CTGTATGAAGGGCTACGATGGAGAGCGCTGTGGGATCCAAACTTTGGGGTCATTCATACCCCCTACTCAGAGCTACAATACGAATCTGGTGCAGACGGTTCTCGTGATCATTGCAGTCGTCCTGTCAGTCATCAGCTGCTGTGCCATCCTGCTCATGACCTGTGCTCA TTACAGGTCACATAAAAACTTCCTAGCCTCCTATCTTGGATCTGGGTCAGAGCAGGAGAAACTCCAGAAACCCGCAGGTGACGTTGTCGTGTGA